The Vicia villosa cultivar HV-30 ecotype Madison, WI unplaced genomic scaffold, Vvil1.0 ctg.000428F_1_1, whole genome shotgun sequence genome contains a region encoding:
- the LOC131628164 gene encoding IQ domain-containing protein IQM6: MMLEGSVSINGRELETMLSFRTPTADMENDLFGKHLSTKSIESLDDFSSSYSNSSEKSFYSPKKLEPHGHRDLAALKLQKVYKSFRTRRQLADCAVLAEQRWWRALDFAELKRSSISFFDIAKPETAISRWSRARKRAAKVGKGLSKDRKARKLALQHWLEAIDPRHRYGHNLQFYYVQWLHCDSYQPFFYWLDIGGGREFGSERCSRSKLQQQCIKYLGPEERKAYEVVIENGRLFYKHTGIPVESTKDAKWIFVLSTSKTLYVGQKNKGTFQHSSFLAGGATLSAGRLVAEDGVLKAVWPHSGHYLPTEENFQEFVSFLKENNVDLTDVQKNPEEDDEPVKTNQEYHFRAKSSEKLPSNIETESSSSALSEEKTEDINEDPSADSNTDPPLSRLSKRLGTKISRLEIPKRDNVTDIFESVLAVHRPTRKLYSPHSDSESDCGYETAEESLIQEEDFMVSKSNLFVEDQDNEEENPIPKEKIMKRIDSHKGMKSYQLANHLSTKWSTGAGPRIGCMRDYPAELQFFILEQQNLSPRARATAPSPRIPLLSRFSPHVRSFSVPLADEVSSIN, encoded by the exons ATGATGCTTGAAGGATCTGTTAGCATTAATGGCCGAGAGTTGGAGACAATGCTTTCTTTTAGAACTCCAACAGCAGATATGGAAAATGACTTATTTGGTAAACATTTAAGCACAAAGAGTATCGAAAGTTTAGATGATTTTTCAAGTTCATACAGTAACTCTTCTGAGAAGAGCTTCTATTCCCCGAAAAAGTTGGAGCCACATGGTCATAGAGACCTTGCTGCACTTAAATTGCAGAAAGTTTACAAAAGTTTTCGAACTAGAAGACAACTTGCAGATTGTGCAGTTCTTGCAGAACAAAGATG GTGGAGGGCTTTGGATTTTGCCGAACTTAAGCGCAGTTCTATATCATTTTTCGACATTGCAAAACCTGAGACTGCGATTTCACGTTGGTCAAGGGCTAGAAAGAGAGCTGCCAAG GTTGGAAAAGGTCTATCTAAGGATAGGAAGGCTCGTAAACTTGCTTTGCAGCACTGGCTCGAGGCA ATTGACCCTCGACATCGCTATGGCCATAACCTCCAATTTTATTATGTTCAATGGCTACATTGTGATAGTTACCAACCTTTCTTCTATTG GCTTGATATTGGAGGTGGCAGGGAATTCGGCTCGGAGAGATGTTCTAGATCAAAGCTTCAGCAACAATGCATCAAATATTTGGGTCCA gaGGAAAGAAAGGCTTATGAAGTGGTTATTGAGAATGGGAGGCTCTTTTACAAACACACGGGGATTCCAGTTGAAAGTACAAAAGATGCTAAGTGGATATTTGTACTTAGCACTTCCAAGACTTTGTATGTTGGGCAAAAAAACAAGGGCACATTTCAACATTCAAGCTTCCTAGCAGGCGGAGCCACATTATCTGCTGGTAGATTAGTAGCCGAAGACGGTGTTCTTAAG GCTGTTTGGCCTCACAGTGGACATTATCTCCCAACCGAAGAAAATTTCCAGGAATTCGTGTCATTTCTTAAGGAGAATAATGTCGACCTTACAGATGTACAG AAAAACCCCGAAGAAGATGACGAACCAGTGAAAACGAACCAGGAATATCATTTTAGAGCAAAATCTTCAGAGAAGTTACCATCTAACATCGAAACCGAAAGTTCAAGTAGTGCATTATCCGAAGAGAAAACCGAGGACATAAATGAGGATCCATCTGCTGATTCAAACACCGATCCACCATTATCTAGATTGTCGAAACGGCTAGGAACAAAAATATCTAGACTCGAAATACCGAAAAGAGACAACGTGACTGACATTTTCGAGTCAGTATTGGCAGTACATCGTCCAACTAGAAAACTATATTCACCACattcagactcagaatcagattGCGGTTACGAGACAGCAGAAGAATCGCTTATCCAAGAAGAAGACTTCATGGTTTCAAAATCAAACTTGTTTGTTGAGGATCAAGACAACGAAGAAGAAAATCCTATTCCAAAGGAAAAGATAATGAAGAGAATAGATTCACATAAAGGAATGAAATCGTATCAACTGGCGAATCATTTATCGACGAAATGGTCAACAGGTGCTGGTCCTAGAATTGGTTGTATGCGAGACTATCCAGCAGAGCTTCAGTTTTTCATCTTGGAACAACAAAATTTGTCTCCAAGGGCAAGAGCAACAGCGCCATCGCCTCGGATACCGTTGTTGTCTCGATTCAGTCCACACGTCCGTTCTTTTTCAGTTCCTTTAGCAGATGAAGTATCATCAATTAACTAA
- the LOC131628180 gene encoding uncharacterized protein LOC131628180: MGFGDKWRKWMELLVFKSDMSVVVNGSPTKEFVVKRGLRQGDPLSPFLSVIVAEALSRLVRKSIEIGEYENLVIKRSCSVNILQFAYDTLMVGQGSWKHIKALKIVLRAFEIVLDLGINFHKSKLIGINISPQFLEAASLYLSCKICENCHY; this comes from the coding sequence ATGGGGTTTGGAGATAAATGGAGAAAATGGATGGAATTATTGGTCTTTAAAAGTGACATGTCGGTTGTGGTTAATGGGAGTCCCACCAAAGAGTTTGTTGTTAAGAGAGGTTTAAGACAAGGAGATCCATTATCGCCCTTTCTTTCTGTTATAGTGGCAGAGGCTCTTTCTAGGTTGGTAAGGAAATCAATTGAAATTGGAGAATATGAGAATTTAGTGATAAAGCGGAGTTGTAGTGTTAATATTCTCCAATTTGCATATGATACTTTAATGGTAGGCCAAGGGTCTTGGAAGCATATAAAGGCTTTAAAAATTGTGTTGAGAGCTTTTGAGATAGTCTTGGATCTTGGCATCAATTTTCACAAAAGCAAGTTGATAGGGATTAATATTTCGCCTCAATTCTTGGAGGCTGCCTCGTTGTACCTCTCTTGCAAGATTTGTGAAAATTGTCATTATTGA